A part of Oncorhynchus gorbuscha isolate QuinsamMale2020 ecotype Even-year linkage group LG09, OgorEven_v1.0, whole genome shotgun sequence genomic DNA contains:
- the LOC124043378 gene encoding zona pellucida sperm-binding protein 3-like, with the protein MGLMMANTLRLLFKQLVWFLLVENFLISPALSYTYSTDTWQQLPRRTPQFDNRPRFKQPPLQQTVSRPVRVETVAVMCHSDYMEIVVKADLFKLGNLIDVDDLRLGVEQYQDQEPCRASAAGDEYRIFAALSDCGTKYMLNEDSLIYANLLRYTPRTTPDGVIQMTGAVIPIECHYERKYSLDSSSLQPTWIPFTATVSAEDTLQFSLKLMTSDWLYERGSGVYFLGDPINIEASVRVSHHTRLRVFVSSCVATLDPDGNSVPRYVFIESDGCLTDSQLPGSRSGFMRRTQDNKLGFHIDAFRFYQEDRAELYITCHLMAVPVMDHAEPSNKACSFIDGRWRSADENDLLCGRCPSLSRQKGVDQAPAQSPLSPRLGGSQLEPRVYRNKPPVSGDNWSIGLKAKKVWDHDTTLGPMIVLPSKQKSTPLSPRTSGGIDIPGFPASTGDRKPVSPGSRWRGIDFKREREATPDPELIPTPEPIGDLEVTTEKEGLGEEEDQYEIGTY; encoded by the exons ATGGGACTCATGATGGCAAACACGCTCAGGTTATTGTTCAAGCAACTGGTTTGGTTTTTACTTGTGGAAAACTTCTTAATCTCTCCTGCTTTGTCATATACTTATAGCACCGACACATGGCAACAACTTCCAAGGCGAACACCACAATTTGACAATCGTCCACGCtttaaacagcctccactccaACAAACAGTTTCAAGGCCAGTTCGAGTAGAAACTGTCGCTGTGATGTGCCATTCAGACTACATGGAGATAGTAGTGAAGGCTGATCTGTTTAAACTCGGTAATCTAATCGACGTGGATGACCTGCGACTTGGAGTTGAACAGTACCAAGACCAAGAGCCGTGTAGGGCTTCAGCAGCCGGAGATGAGTACAGAATATTCGCAGCACTTTCAGACTGCGGAACCAAGTACatg CTGAACGAAGACTCATTGATCTACGCAAACCTCCTCAGATATACACCCAGAACCACACCAGATGGCGTTATTCAAATGACTGGTGCTGTAATCCCAATTGAGTGTCATTATGAAAG GAAGTACAGTTTGGACAGCTCTTCTCTCCAGCCGACCTGGATCCCTTTCACCGCCACAGTGTCTGCTGAAGACACCCTGCAGTTCTCATTGAAGCTTATGACAA GTGACTGGCTCTATGAGCGGGGTTCTGGAGTCTACTTCCTGGGTGATCCCATCAACATTGAGGCGTCTGTCAGGGTTTCTCACCACACCAGGCTCAGGGTCTTTGTTAGCAGCTGCGTGGCCACACTGGACCCTGATGGCAACTCTGTCCCCAGATATGTTTTCATTGAGAGTGATGG GTGCTTGACGGATTCCCAGCTGCCTGGTTCCCGCTCTGGTTTCATGCGTAGGACCCAGGACAACAAGCTCGGGTTCCACATTGATGCCTTTAGGTTCTACCAGGAGGACAGGGCAGAG CTGTACATCACCTGCCACCTTATGGCAGTCCCTGTCATGGACCATGCAGAGCCTAGCAACAAGGCATGCTCCTTCATTGATGGCAG ATGGAGGTCTGCTGATGAGAATGATTTGCTATGTGGGCGTTGTCCAAGCCTGAGTAGACAGAAGGGGGTTGATCAAGCTCCAGCACAAAGTCCCCTCAGTCCAAGACTAGGTGGTAGCCAACTTGAACCACGTGTCTATCGCAACAAACCCCCAGTCTCTGGTGACAATTGGAGTATTGGGTTGAAGGCCAAGAAAG TATGGGACCATGATACTACTTTGGGCCCCATGATTGTCCTCCCAAGTAAACAGAAAAGTACACCTTTATCTCCACGGACGAGTGGAGGTATCGATATACCTGGCTTCCCTGCCTCAACAGGGGACAGGAAGCCCGTATCACCTGGCAGTCGTTGGCGTGGCATTGACTTCAAGAGAG